A DNA window from Azotosporobacter soli contains the following coding sequences:
- a CDS encoding helix-turn-helix domain-containing protein, whose amino-acid sequence MADTKENILHTALRLFARDGYEAVSVSAIAGELGMTKGALYKHYKNKRDIFDHIVARIYQIDSERAKEYEVPEETFDQSPAAYRHTAVDKIRLFIEAQFHFLTEDEFAIDFRKMLTLEQYRNPEIMALHQKCLVSGPLSYMEDLFREMMQQGLWSESDSKQLALEFYAPFYFLLLLSDTMPDKKEAAKLLASHIERFIEKNSAHEKQENA is encoded by the coding sequence ATGGCGGACACAAAAGAAAATATTTTGCATACCGCGCTTCGCTTGTTTGCGCGCGATGGGTACGAAGCAGTCTCGGTCAGCGCGATCGCCGGAGAACTGGGGATGACCAAAGGGGCTCTATACAAACACTATAAAAATAAGAGGGATATCTTTGACCACATTGTGGCGCGCATCTATCAGATTGACAGCGAACGAGCGAAAGAGTATGAAGTGCCGGAAGAAACCTTCGATCAGTCACCCGCGGCCTATCGCCATACGGCAGTGGATAAAATCAGGCTTTTCATCGAAGCGCAGTTTCATTTTTTGACTGAAGACGAATTCGCGATTGATTTTCGCAAAATGTTGACGCTGGAACAATACAGAAATCCGGAGATCATGGCGCTGCATCAAAAATGCCTGGTCAGCGGGCCGCTCAGCTATATGGAGGATTTGTTCCGTGAAATGATGCAGCAAGGCCTTTGGAGCGAAAGCGATTCGAAACAGCTTGCACTTGAGTTTTATGCGCCGTTTTATTTTTTGCTGCTCCTCTCCGATACGATGCCTGACAAGAAAGAGGCCGCCAAACTGTTGGCGTCGCACATCGAACGCTTTATCGAAAAGAACTCCGCCCATGAAAAACAAGAAAACGCTTAG
- a CDS encoding class I SAM-dependent methyltransferase, whose product MEEMQSNGFDFTLINEFFAELERQGPGSAEETIRALRFVGTLASDAKIADLGCGTGFQTMVLAQNTAASITALDLYAGSIDKLNATAATRGLQDRVKGIVGSMDALPFQKEEFDLIWSEGAIGSIGFAKGLQHWHGFLKKNGYIAVTYESWFTNERPAEIEQWWLDAVPEIATIADNIAILQKTGYVPVAAFTLPESCWLDNYFLPQKARHADFLQTHAGNKAAEDLVAFMRREAELYLQYKQYYGYVFYIGKKI is encoded by the coding sequence ATGGAAGAAATGCAAAGCAACGGATTTGATTTCACACTGATCAATGAATTCTTCGCCGAACTTGAACGGCAGGGGCCCGGCAGCGCCGAAGAAACCATCCGGGCCTTACGTTTTGTCGGTACGCTTGCAAGCGACGCAAAGATTGCCGACCTCGGCTGCGGCACCGGCTTTCAGACGATGGTGCTGGCGCAAAATACCGCCGCCAGCATCACCGCGCTCGACCTTTACGCAGGCTCGATTGATAAACTCAATGCAACAGCCGCAACACGCGGTCTGCAGGACCGAGTGAAAGGCATCGTCGGCTCTATGGATGCTTTGCCGTTTCAAAAAGAAGAGTTCGATCTTATCTGGTCTGAGGGCGCGATCGGCAGTATCGGTTTTGCAAAAGGTTTGCAGCACTGGCACGGCTTTCTCAAGAAAAACGGCTATATCGCAGTAACCTATGAATCCTGGTTTACCAATGAACGCCCCGCCGAAATCGAGCAGTGGTGGCTGGACGCCGTTCCTGAAATCGCCACGATCGCAGATAATATCGCGATCCTGCAAAAGACCGGCTATGTCCCGGTCGCCGCCTTCACGCTGCCGGAAAGTTGTTGGCTCGACAATTACTTCCTGCCGCAAAAAGCAAGACACGCAGACTTCCTGCAAACCCATGCCGGGAATAAGGCCGCCGAAGATCTGGTCGCCTTCATGCGACGCGAAGCAGAGCTATACTTACAATATAAGCAGTATTACGGCTATGTGTTCTATATCGGGAAGAAAATCTGA